The following are encoded together in the Streptomyces sp. NBC_00341 genome:
- the recA gene encoding recombinase RecA, whose translation MAGTDQEKALDTALAQIERKFGKGAVMRLGERPNEPIEVIPTGSTALDVALGVGGLPRGRVVEVYGPESSGKTTLTLHAVANAQKAGGTVAFIDAEHALDPEYAKKLGVDTDNLILSQPDNGEQALEIVDILIRSGAIDLIVIDSVAALVPRAEIEGAMGDSHMGLQARLMSQALRKITSALSQTRTTAIFINQLREKIGVMFGSPETTTGGRALKFYASVRLDIRRIETLKDGTDAVGNRTRVKVVKNKVAPPFKQAEFDILYGQGISREGGLIDMGVEHAFVQKAGAWYTYEGGQLGQGKENARTFLKNNPHLTDEIEKKILEKLGIGVPAKAAVADDTAPVPVPDATGASAGRAA comes from the coding sequence ATGGCAGGAACCGACCAGGAGAAGGCGCTGGACACCGCGCTCGCGCAGATCGAGCGGAAGTTCGGCAAGGGCGCGGTCATGCGCCTCGGCGAGCGGCCCAACGAGCCCATCGAGGTGATCCCCACCGGGTCCACCGCGCTGGACGTGGCGCTCGGTGTGGGCGGTCTGCCACGCGGCCGCGTGGTGGAGGTGTACGGGCCGGAGTCCTCCGGCAAGACGACGCTGACGCTGCACGCGGTGGCGAACGCGCAGAAGGCCGGCGGCACGGTGGCGTTCATCGACGCCGAGCACGCCCTGGACCCGGAGTACGCCAAAAAGCTCGGCGTCGACACCGACAACCTCATCCTGTCCCAGCCGGACAACGGTGAGCAGGCGCTGGAGATCGTCGACATCCTGATCCGCTCCGGCGCGATCGACCTGATCGTGATCGACTCCGTCGCGGCCCTGGTTCCACGTGCCGAGATCGAGGGCGCCATGGGTGACTCCCACATGGGTCTGCAGGCCCGCCTGATGAGCCAGGCGCTCCGCAAGATCACCAGTGCGCTCAGCCAGACGAGGACGACGGCGATCTTCATCAACCAGCTGCGCGAGAAGATCGGCGTGATGTTCGGCTCGCCGGAGACCACGACCGGTGGCCGGGCGCTGAAGTTCTACGCTTCGGTGCGTCTGGACATCCGACGGATCGAGACGTTGAAGGACGGCACCGACGCGGTCGGCAACCGCACCCGCGTCAAGGTCGTCAAGAACAAGGTCGCGCCGCCCTTCAAACAGGCGGAGTTCGACATCCTCTACGGCCAGGGGATCAGCCGTGAGGGCGGGCTGATCGACATGGGCGTGGAGCATGCGTTCGTACAGAAGGCCGGCGCCTGGTACACGTACGAGGGCGGCCAGCTCGGCCAGGGCAAGGAGAACGCCCGCACCTTCCTCAAGAACAACCCTCATCTCACCGACGAGATCGAGAAGAAGATCCTGGAGAAGCTCGGAATCGGGGTACCGGCGAAGGCCGCGGTCGCAGACGACACCGCCCCTGTCCCCGTCCCTGATGCCACCGGGGCCTCGGCGGGAAGAGCCGCGTGA
- a CDS encoding DUF6357 family protein, whose translation MRDIVFTRQSGWIPNVIREDGELKLMLGAGADANHEPRTFTFPIREAHLAVIQEDLARHLLLWSAVLPLCDAAGTRGRLDENAAITLLDPVLLSTPADVDALFRRIRWDRSRLIAHGADIELLGRGQVCAAMRAATETPNEKRAREHHVNRRRADRGAVLGPLDTAILKYTGQYLHGSTVPRRMPDAVAPALLPEVIRVIATAEQACAGMRIGRDPRRGKRATDKQDWERMAATVDAAVRRGHPELVDEAVRTVGFLMCSEAADRSRSAPMEDDAETAGGGARKRVLSFTDDKGVEKKSLPGSPRSAGAEFWEFVGDRSAADNEVFTIEDEEMGEGIQLHFYADSIARVTTVREGAGGGSDPEYRVEYSLVDGIGGYRNLVSAFVRGGCAALDHHGPWMSDAAEFERARRRRRGAQ comes from the coding sequence ATGAGAGACATCGTTTTCACGCGGCAGAGCGGCTGGATACCGAACGTGATCCGCGAGGACGGTGAGCTGAAGCTGATGCTCGGTGCCGGGGCCGACGCCAACCATGAGCCCCGCACGTTCACGTTCCCGATAAGGGAAGCCCATCTCGCGGTGATCCAGGAGGACCTGGCCAGACACCTGCTGCTGTGGAGTGCGGTCCTTCCGCTGTGCGACGCCGCCGGAACCCGGGGCCGGCTCGACGAGAACGCTGCCATCACGCTCCTGGACCCGGTCCTCCTCTCCACGCCCGCAGACGTCGACGCGCTCTTCCGGCGCATCCGGTGGGACAGGAGCCGGCTCATCGCCCATGGGGCCGACATCGAACTGCTCGGACGCGGCCAGGTCTGCGCGGCGATGCGCGCGGCGACAGAGACGCCCAACGAGAAACGAGCTCGGGAGCACCACGTGAACCGCCGTCGCGCCGACCGCGGAGCAGTACTCGGTCCCCTCGACACCGCGATTCTGAAGTACACCGGCCAGTACCTGCACGGCTCGACGGTTCCGAGACGGATGCCCGATGCGGTCGCCCCCGCTCTGCTCCCCGAGGTCATACGTGTGATCGCCACGGCGGAACAGGCATGCGCCGGGATGCGGATCGGCCGCGATCCGCGGCGCGGAAAACGCGCCACGGACAAACAGGACTGGGAACGGATGGCAGCAACGGTCGACGCGGCCGTGCGCCGTGGACACCCTGAGCTCGTCGATGAGGCGGTGCGCACCGTGGGCTTCCTGATGTGCTCGGAGGCCGCGGACCGCTCCAGGAGTGCCCCTATGGAGGACGACGCGGAGACTGCCGGCGGGGGTGCGAGGAAGAGGGTCCTGTCGTTCACCGACGACAAGGGCGTCGAGAAGAAGTCGCTCCCGGGTAGTCCCCGCTCTGCCGGCGCCGAGTTCTGGGAGTTCGTCGGAGATCGCTCTGCCGCGGACAACGAGGTGTTCACCATCGAGGACGAGGAAATGGGCGAAGGGATCCAGCTCCACTTCTACGCGGACTCCATCGCACGGGTCACGACCGTGCGCGAGGGAGCAGGCGGTGGGTCGGATCCGGAGTACCGGGTCGAGTACAGCCTGGTCGACGGGATCGGTGGGTACCGGAACCTGGTGAGTGCCTTCGTGCGGGGCGGTTGCGCCGCACTCGACCACCACGGCCCTTGGATGTCGGATGCCGCCGAGTTCGAGCGGGCCCGCCGACGGCGGCGTGGCGCCCAGTAG
- a CDS encoding secondary thiamine-phosphate synthase enzyme YjbQ — protein MSTAFTTSVLHITTGTTETVTDLTSDCEQFLTRAAAGRDGLLNIFVPHATAGIAVLETGAGSDDDLLSALHTLLPADDRWQHRHGSPGHGRDHVLPALVPPHATLPVIAGRLELGTWQSVCLVDTNVSNRNRQVRLSFLGLGQSSPSL, from the coding sequence ATGTCCACCGCCTTCACCACCAGCGTCCTGCACATCACCACAGGAACCACGGAGACCGTCACCGATCTGACGTCCGACTGCGAACAGTTCCTCACCCGGGCGGCCGCCGGCCGGGACGGACTCCTCAACATCTTCGTACCGCACGCGACAGCGGGGATCGCGGTCCTCGAAACCGGCGCGGGCAGCGACGACGACCTCCTCTCCGCCCTGCACACCCTGCTTCCCGCCGACGACCGCTGGCAGCACCGCCACGGCAGCCCCGGCCACGGCCGCGACCACGTACTGCCGGCCCTCGTCCCGCCGCACGCGACACTCCCGGTGATCGCGGGGCGGCTGGAGCTGGGGACTTGGCAGTCGGTGTGCCTGGTCGATACGAACGTCTCGAACCGCAACCGTCAGGTGCGGTTGTCGTTCCTCGGTTTGGGGCAAAGTTCCCCGTCACTGTAG
- a CDS encoding putative leader peptide, whose protein sequence is MFRSALLTSRGHIDLLRVASAACCRGC, encoded by the coding sequence ATGTTCCGATCAGCTCTGCTCACTTCGCGCGGTCACATCGACCTGCTGCGGGTGGCCTCCGCCGCTTGTTGTCGCGGCTGCTGA